In Pseudomonadota bacterium, the DNA window CGCGCCGCCAAGATCGCCGAAGAGGCCGGCGCCGACGGCATCACCGCCCATCTGCGCGAAGACCGCCGCCATATCAGCGACGCCGATATCGAGGGGCTCATGGACGTCCTTTCGGTGCCGCTCAATTTCGAGATGGCCGCCACCGACGAGATGCAGAAGATCGCGCTCCGCCACAAGCCGCACGCCGTCTGCATCGTGCCCGAAAAGCGCGAGGAGCGGACGACGGAGGGCGGCCTCGAAGTCGCGCGGGAGGAGAACCGCCTCGCGCATTACATCGCGCCTCTCCGCGACGCGGGCTGCCGCGTATCGATCTTCATCGCAGCCGACATGCGCCAGATCGAGGCCGCGCACCGCATCGGCGCGCAGGTGATCGAGCTCCACACCGGCGCCTATTGCGACGCCATCGCCGAGGGCGATGACACCACGCGCGACCGGGAATTGAAGGCGCTGACCGAGATGTCCACGTTCGCCCATTCTCTCGGGCTCGAGGTCCATGCCGGGCACGGGCTGAGCTACGAGAGCGTGAGCCCGATCGCGGCACTGCCCGAGGTACGCGAGCTGAATATCGGGCATTACCTCATTGGAGAGGCGATCTTCCGCGGGCTCAAGCCCGCCATCCTCGAGATGCGCCGCCTCATGGAGGCTGCCCGCACCGGGGCCGCTGCCTGATCCATGCCGGAGCCCACTGTCAATCTCCTGCGCTATTCGCTGTGGTTTCTCGGCACGGGCTTCGTGCTGACGCTTTTTGTGATCCTCTTCCAGCAGGCCTTCGGGATCGGGCTCGGCATGGCGTTCATGCCGATCCTGCCCGCGATCGTGGCGGCCATGGTGGAGGGGTCGAAATACGCCAAGTCGACCCGCACCCCGATCCCCGACCCCTGGAAGGCCGCAGGTGCGATGACGGGCCTTTCGATCGCGCTGACGGCGCTTCTCATCGTCACAACGGCCCTGCCCACCATGGGCACCGACGCCTTCGATCTCACGGCGCTCGTCATGGTGCTGGGGATCTATGCGGCGTTCTGGCTCGTCTCCAATCGCCTCTTCCTGAGCATGGGCGCCCGCAATGAATGGGCCAGCCAAGACCGCGGCAGCTCCTGACAGGGCGCCTCGCATATCTCGCAGGCTGGCAGGCGAACCTGCGCTGGGTCCTGCTTTTCGTGGGCCTCGTCCTTGCCGCGTGGGCGCTCTGGCAGCTTGAAGGCCACAGGCCAGACGCAGAGGTCACCCGCGGCGGCGTGGGCACGACACCGGTCACCGAGTGGCGCGTCGAGGACCCAATCGCCACCGTCGTCGTGGCCCACGGCTTTGCCGGCTCCCGCCCGCTCATGAATGCCTTTTCCTGGACCCTCGCGGGCGCAGGCTACAACGTCACTGCGTTCGATTTCGAAGGGCACGGGACGAACCCCGTACCGATGCAGGGGGACGTGAACGAGATCGAGGGCGTCACCGCGCGCCTCGTGGCCGAAACGCGCGCGGTGATGGATGCGGCGGGCCCCGCGCCCGCGCTGCTGGGCCATTCCATGGCCACCGACGTCCTCATTCGCGCGGCCGAGGGCCGCGAGACCGGGCCGGTCGTGGCCATCTCGGCTTTCTCGGGCGCCGTCACGCCCACCCATCCGCCCAACATGCTGCTCATCGCGGGCGAATGGGAGGGCCGCCTGATCGACTTCGGTCGCGAGGCGATCCAGCAGGTCGATGCCGAGGCCACAGAGGGCGAGGTCGTCGGAGGGCGCATGGCCCTCATCGCCCCGAACGTGGAGCATGTGGGCATTCTCTTCGCCCCGTTCACGCTGCGCGAGACGCTCGACTGGCTCGATGACTTCTACGGCGTGGCGCGCCCAGCACCCGCGCTCGCCACCATCGGCTATCCCGTGCTCGTGCTGCTGGGGGCACTGATGGTGCTCTGGCGCCCCATCACCACGCTCTTACCGGCAGGCCCCGCTGACCGTGAGGCGGCGGCAGCCGTGCCCCGCAAGGCGCTCCTCTGGTGCGCGGTCTTCCAGCTCTTCACGCCCATCGCCGTCTACTGGATCGAGCTCGGTGTGCTGCCCGTCCTCGTCGCCGATTACCTCGCGCTGCACTTGGGCTTTGCGGGCCTCATGCAGCTCCTGATCCTGCGCCATTTCGGCGTCCGCTTCGGCCGCCTTGCCTACCTCCCGGCCGCTTCTCTCCTCGCCTGGGGGCTCGGCGTCTTCGGGCTCGCCATCGACACGTATCTGGCCAACTTCCACCCCAACGCCGAGCGCGCGCTCATCCTCGCGGCCCTCGCGCTGGGCGCGGTGCCCTACATGGTCGCCGATGCCGTGGCCACCCAGGGCGGGCGCGGCAAGCTTTGGCACCGCCTCATTCTGCGCACGGCCTTCTTCGCCTCTCTCGGTCTGGCCATCGCGCTCGATTTCGAGCGGCTCTTCTTCCTCTTTCTGATCGCGCCGGTGATCCTGCTCTTCTTCCTCATATTCGGGATGATGGGCCGCTGGACCGCCGATCGCGCGGGCCCGCTCGCTCCGGGCGTGGCGCTGGGGCTCATCCTCGCCTGGTCGCTCGGCGTCACCTTCCCTCTCTTCGAAGCCTGACCCATAGTCGCGGCATGATTCTGGGCATCGGCACCGACCTCGCCAATATCGAGCGCATCGAGCGCACGCTGGCGCGCTTCGGCGACCGCTTCCGCAACCGTGTCTTCACCGATATCGAGCAGGCCAAGGCCGAGCGGCGCGCCGATACGCCGGGCACCTACGCCAAGCGCTGGGCAGCCAAGGAGGCGTGTTCCAAGGCGCTGGGCACGGGGCTGCGCATGGGCATCGCCTGGAAGGACATGGCCGTCACCAACCTGCGCTCGGGCCAGCCCGTCATGCACGTCACCGGCTGGGCCGCCGCGCGCCTCGACGAGATGACGCCCGAGGGTCACGAGGCCATCATCCACGTCACGCTCACCGATGATCACCCCTGGGCGCAGGCCTTCGTTCTCATTGAAGCACGCCCCCTCGGAGCGGCCCCGCGTCCGCTTGACTTGGTGCCGCGCAAACCCCAGTAGAGCGCACGCATCACGAGGAGAGCCGCGCGATGGCCGAGGCCGCCAAGGAAAAGCAGAATCCGATTATCGAGACGGTCAAGACGATCGTCTACGCGCTGCTCATCGCGGGTATCTTTCGGACGTTCTTTTTCCAGCCGTTCTGGATCCCCTCGGGCTCCATGAAGGACACGTTGCTCATCGGGGATTTCCTCTTCGTCAACAAGATGGCCTACGGCTACAGCTACGCCTCCTGCCCCACCATCATCATCCCCCAGCTCGGGATCGACGTGGACGCCGAAGACTTCTGCGGCGTCTTCAAGGGCTCCGAAAACCGCCTCTTCGGCGGCGCGCCCGAGCGTGGCGACGTGGTGGTCTTTCGCCACCCCGTCACGGGCCGCGATTTCATTAAGCGCCTGATCGGTCTGCCCGGCGACGAGGTGCAGCTGCGCGACGGCATGCTCTTTCTGAACGGCACGGCGGTGGAGCGCGTGGAAGCCGCGCCCTTTATCGAGACTTTCGCGCCCCAAGGCCCCCAGGGGCAGACGCCCTTCTGCGCCAATGGCGCCGTGGGCGAGGGCGGGGAATGCATCAAGGAGGCCGTCCGCGAGACGCTCCCCGGCGGCGCCAGCTACCGGGTGCTCAATATCGGCGCGCGCGCGGCCGACAACACCCCCGTCTACACCGTGCGCCCCGGTCACTTCTTCTTCCTCGGGGACAACCGCGACAATTCCACCGACAGCCGCTTTGCCCAGGCCGTGGGCGGGGTGGGCCAGGTCCCGCTGGAGGATATCGTGGGCCGCGCGGACCGGATCATGTTCTCCTCGGCGGGCCGCTCCATCCTGTTCTTCTGGACGTGGCGGAGCGACCGGTACTTCAAGGCAATCGAGTGAAGCTCTCCGCCGAGGTCCGCGCCTTCGAGGACCGCATCGGTCATGCCTTCGCACGGCCCGAGCTTCTGGTGA includes these proteins:
- a CDS encoding pyridoxine 5'-phosphate synthase yields the protein MTTLPYQRLGVNIDHVATVRNARGGDYPDPLRAAKIAEEAGADGITAHLREDRRHISDADIEGLMDVLSVPLNFEMAATDEMQKIALRHKPHAVCIVPEKREERTTEGGLEVAREENRLAHYIAPLRDAGCRVSIFIAADMRQIEAAHRIGAQVIELHTGAYCDAIAEGDDTTRDRELKALTEMSTFAHSLGLEVHAGHGLSYESVSPIAALPEVRELNIGHYLIGEAIFRGLKPAILEMRRLMEAARTGAAA
- a CDS encoding ABZJ_00895 family protein translates to MPEPTVNLLRYSLWFLGTGFVLTLFVILFQQAFGIGLGMAFMPILPAIVAAMVEGSKYAKSTRTPIPDPWKAAGAMTGLSIALTALLIVTTALPTMGTDAFDLTALVMVLGIYAAFWLVSNRLFLSMGARNEWASQDRGSS
- a CDS encoding alpha/beta hydrolase; its protein translation is MGQPRPRQLLTGRLAYLAGWQANLRWVLLFVGLVLAAWALWQLEGHRPDAEVTRGGVGTTPVTEWRVEDPIATVVVAHGFAGSRPLMNAFSWTLAGAGYNVTAFDFEGHGTNPVPMQGDVNEIEGVTARLVAETRAVMDAAGPAPALLGHSMATDVLIRAAEGRETGPVVAISAFSGAVTPTHPPNMLLIAGEWEGRLIDFGREAIQQVDAEATEGEVVGGRMALIAPNVEHVGILFAPFTLRETLDWLDDFYGVARPAPALATIGYPVLVLLGALMVLWRPITTLLPAGPADREAAAAVPRKALLWCAVFQLFTPIAVYWIELGVLPVLVADYLALHLGFAGLMQLLILRHFGVRFGRLAYLPAASLLAWGLGVFGLAIDTYLANFHPNAERALILAALALGAVPYMVADAVATQGGRGKLWHRLILRTAFFASLGLAIALDFERLFFLFLIAPVILLFFLIFGMMGRWTADRAGPLAPGVALGLILAWSLGVTFPLFEA
- the acpS gene encoding holo-ACP synthase; this encodes MILGIGTDLANIERIERTLARFGDRFRNRVFTDIEQAKAERRADTPGTYAKRWAAKEACSKALGTGLRMGIAWKDMAVTNLRSGQPVMHVTGWAAARLDEMTPEGHEAIIHVTLTDDHPWAQAFVLIEARPLGAAPRPLDLVPRKPQ
- the lepB gene encoding signal peptidase I; its protein translation is MAEAAKEKQNPIIETVKTIVYALLIAGIFRTFFFQPFWIPSGSMKDTLLIGDFLFVNKMAYGYSYASCPTIIIPQLGIDVDAEDFCGVFKGSENRLFGGAPERGDVVVFRHPVTGRDFIKRLIGLPGDEVQLRDGMLFLNGTAVERVEAAPFIETFAPQGPQGQTPFCANGAVGEGGECIKEAVRETLPGGASYRVLNIGARAADNTPVYTVRPGHFFFLGDNRDNSTDSRFAQAVGGVGQVPLEDIVGRADRIMFSSAGRSILFFWTWRSDRYFKAIE